The following proteins are encoded in a genomic region of Maribacter hydrothermalis:
- a CDS encoding LON peptidase substrate-binding domain-containing protein: MKIPLFPLQSIFFPGETVPLHIFEDRYKQLINDCREEGITFGIPVFINNKMEYGVEVQLVEVVNTYDTGEMDVVCVARQVFRLLTFERTVPGKLYAGGIVKLVEYDYEATIEKKQTIINGIQQLYAIMEVPFKKLNVHEFNSFTLAHKIGLSFEQEYQLLQIPKENDRLNFISIHLTSTITVLSEVERTKKIIELNGHFKNFDPLDFKNIEV, from the coding sequence TTTTTGAAGACCGCTATAAGCAATTAATAAATGACTGTAGAGAAGAGGGCATTACTTTCGGCATCCCTGTTTTTATTAATAATAAAATGGAGTATGGTGTTGAGGTTCAGTTAGTAGAAGTAGTAAATACTTATGATACTGGCGAAATGGATGTGGTTTGCGTTGCAAGACAAGTTTTTAGACTTTTGACTTTCGAGCGTACTGTACCTGGTAAACTTTACGCTGGTGGAATTGTAAAGCTAGTGGAATATGACTATGAAGCGACCATAGAAAAAAAACAGACTATTATAAATGGCATACAACAACTTTATGCTATCATGGAGGTTCCTTTTAAAAAACTAAATGTACATGAATTCAATAGTTTTACTTTAGCTCATAAAATCGGACTTTCATTTGAACAGGAATATCAGCTTTTACAGATTCCTAAAGAGAATGATCGTCTTAATTTTATAAGTATACACTTAACATCTACGATTACTGTTTTATCTGAAGTAGAACGGACCAAGAAAATAATAGAACTTAATGGACACTTTAAGAATTTTGATCCGTTAGATTTTAAAAATATAGAAGTTTAA
- the sucC gene encoding ADP-forming succinate--CoA ligase subunit beta, whose protein sequence is MNLHEYQGKEILASFGVRIQRGIVAHNAKEAVEAAKQLTAETGTGWHVIKAQVHAGGRGKGGGVKLAKNLKEVEEIANQIIGMNLITPQTSAEGKKVHQVLVAEDVYYPGESETSEFYMSVLLNRATGKNMIMYSTEGGMDIEEVAEHTPHLIFTEEIDPATGLLGFQARKIAFNLGLSGTAFKEMTKFVASLYKAYVESDSSMFEINPVLKTSDDLIMAVDAKVSIDDNALYRRKQYADMRDLREENPIEVEAREVGLNYVDLDGNVGCMVNGAGLAMATMDLIKMAGGEPANFLDVGGTADAKRVEEAFRIILKDPNVKAILINIFGGIVRCDRVAQGVVDAYKNMGDAMQVPIIVRLQGTNAELAKEIIDNSGLAVQSAVQFQEAADKVKAVLA, encoded by the coding sequence ATGAACCTTCACGAATATCAAGGAAAAGAGATATTAGCAAGTTTTGGGGTGCGCATCCAAAGAGGAATAGTTGCCCATAATGCAAAAGAGGCTGTTGAGGCTGCAAAGCAATTAACTGCTGAAACCGGAACTGGATGGCATGTTATTAAAGCGCAAGTACACGCAGGTGGTCGTGGTAAAGGTGGTGGTGTAAAATTAGCCAAAAACCTTAAAGAAGTAGAAGAGATAGCAAACCAAATTATTGGTATGAACTTAATTACACCGCAAACTTCCGCGGAAGGTAAAAAAGTTCACCAGGTATTAGTTGCAGAGGATGTATATTACCCAGGTGAAAGCGAGACTAGTGAGTTTTACATGTCTGTATTATTAAATAGAGCTACTGGTAAGAATATGATTATGTATTCTACTGAAGGAGGTATGGATATAGAAGAGGTTGCAGAACATACACCTCATTTAATTTTTACTGAAGAAATTGACCCAGCTACTGGACTTTTAGGTTTTCAAGCAAGAAAAATTGCTTTTAACTTAGGACTTTCTGGTACTGCGTTTAAAGAAATGACAAAATTTGTTGCTTCTTTATATAAGGCATATGTAGAAAGTGATTCTAGTATGTTCGAAATTAATCCGGTATTAAAGACATCTGATGATTTAATAATGGCTGTAGATGCTAAGGTATCTATTGATGATAATGCGCTTTACCGTAGAAAGCAATATGCAGATATGCGCGACCTAAGAGAAGAAAACCCAATTGAAGTTGAAGCAAGGGAAGTTGGTCTTAATTATGTGGATCTTGACGGTAACGTTGGTTGTATGGTTAATGGTGCAGGACTTGCAATGGCAACAATGGATTTAATTAAGATGGCAGGTGGTGAGCCAGCTAACTTCTTGGATGTTGGTGGTACGGCAGATGCTAAAAGAGTTGAAGAGGCATTTAGAATCATATTAAAAGATCCTAATGTAAAAGCTATCCTTATTAATATATTTGGTGGTATTGTACGTTGTGATCGTGTTGCACAAGGTGTTGTTGATGCATACAAGAATATGGGCGATGCAATGCAAGTACCAATTATCGTAAGATTACAAGGGACTAATGCTGAATTAGCAAAAGAAATAATTGATAATTCTGGTTTAGCAGTACAATCTGCTGTTCAGTTTCAAGAAGCTGCCGATAAAGTAAAAGCTGTATTGGCTTAA
- a CDS encoding DUF1456 family protein encodes MTNNDIFKKLRVALKFRDDDIVDILQLVDFKISKSELGAFFRKEDHPNYMECGDQVLRNFLNGLVLHLRGTKDNPKNPGEVLLGNTSAMPKPKPKNRPKTGEKRDYKGDFKSKQLKKVDNALSSVKYKNKKKS; translated from the coding sequence ATGACTAATAATGATATATTTAAAAAACTTAGAGTAGCATTAAAGTTCAGAGATGATGACATTGTTGATATTCTACAGTTAGTTGATTTTAAAATTTCTAAGAGTGAATTGGGTGCTTTTTTTAGAAAAGAAGATCATCCTAATTATATGGAATGCGGCGATCAAGTTTTGCGTAATTTTTTAAACGGTTTGGTACTTCATTTAAGAGGAACTAAAGATAATCCAAAAAACCCAGGTGAAGTTCTTCTAGGTAATACATCCGCCATGCCAAAACCGAAACCAAAAAATCGCCCTAAGACTGGTGAGAAAAGAGATTACAAAGGTGACTTTAAAAGCAAACAATTAAAAAAGGTTGACAACGCACTTTCTTCAGTAAAATATAAAAACAAGAAAAAATCCTAA
- a CDS encoding DUF2254 domain-containing protein, translated as MNRLTDFFYHLRTKIAFFPTLISVTGLAFAFLMIYLEQLNISASLIKVAPSLVIDDTDTAKTILSTLIGGLISLTVFSFSMVMVLLNQASSNFSPRVLPGIISDEKHQIVLGLYIGTILYNIFILISIEPTENSYQTPGFSVLTGIILTVLCLAAFIYFIHHISQTIQVGNILLKIKRRTTIEIENIVEQQEEKTLSFSETTHWHAYEITKSGYFYGILNADLLKLCIKNETKILVQLFKGQFILDGTIAFLAEKPIDKKLIEEIMDTLLFSHEELVGENYMYGFRQISEIGVKAMSPGINDPGTALNTIDYLTTLFIDLMKKAEFEYLTDNHGTNWVQIKCVKFPEVLFNVMATYRQYCKHDITVMRKLLYMLKTLTAHVINSNQLKEIETEIEQLRKDAKLNIENKRDLSKLDSEFISWS; from the coding sequence ATGAACAGACTTACGGATTTCTTTTATCACTTAAGAACAAAAATTGCTTTTTTCCCTACACTAATTTCTGTTACAGGATTAGCTTTTGCATTTCTCATGATTTATCTAGAGCAATTAAATATATCCGCAAGTTTAATTAAAGTTGCACCTAGTCTAGTCATAGACGACACCGACACTGCCAAAACAATACTTAGCACCTTAATTGGCGGTTTAATTTCATTAACTGTATTTAGTTTTTCTATGGTGATGGTCCTCTTAAATCAAGCATCAAGCAATTTTTCTCCTAGGGTATTGCCTGGTATCATATCAGACGAAAAGCATCAAATAGTGCTTGGTCTTTATATAGGAACTATCCTTTATAATATCTTTATTTTAATTTCCATAGAACCCACGGAAAATTCGTATCAAACACCTGGGTTTTCAGTTTTAACAGGCATTATACTAACTGTTTTGTGCCTAGCTGCTTTTATATATTTCATTCATCACATTTCACAAACCATACAAGTTGGTAATATTCTTTTAAAAATTAAGAGAAGAACAACTATTGAAATAGAAAATATAGTGGAACAACAAGAGGAGAAAACACTTTCATTCTCAGAAACCACACATTGGCATGCGTATGAAATAACTAAATCTGGATATTTCTATGGAATATTAAATGCCGACTTATTAAAACTTTGTATAAAAAATGAAACCAAAATTTTAGTGCAATTATTTAAAGGACAATTTATTTTAGATGGTACAATTGCTTTTTTAGCTGAAAAGCCTATTGACAAAAAATTAATTGAAGAAATAATGGACACTTTATTATTTAGTCACGAAGAACTAGTAGGTGAAAACTATATGTATGGATTTAGACAAATTTCAGAAATTGGAGTTAAAGCAATGTCTCCTGGTATTAATGACCCGGGAACAGCATTAAATACTATTGATTATTTAACTACACTTTTTATTGACTTGATGAAAAAAGCTGAATTTGAATACCTAACAGATAATCACGGTACAAATTGGGTTCAAATTAAATGTGTAAAATTTCCTGAAGTACTTTTTAATGTAATGGCAACTTACCGACAATACTGTAAACATGATATAACCGTAATGCGAAAATTACTGTATATGCTTAAAACATTGACCGCACATGTTATAAATTCTAATCAATTGAAAGAAATTGAAACAGAAATTGAGCAATTAAGAAAAGACGCAAAATTAAATATTGAAAATAAAAGGGATTTATCTAAACTTGATTCTGAATTCATCTCCTGGTCTTAA
- a CDS encoding Hsp20/alpha crystallin family protein: MSMIKRNEVVFPAFMNDLFKPDWFGGLENTRASVPSVNIKENEKDFELELFVPGRLKDDFIVEIDNSLLTISADVKQENEEIKENFTRKEFTISSFKRAFTLPDTVATDKIEVTYEGGILKFNLPKKEEALPKPKRRIELS; this comes from the coding sequence ATGAGCATGATTAAGAGAAATGAAGTGGTATTTCCAGCATTTATGAACGATTTGTTTAAACCAGATTGGTTTGGAGGTTTAGAAAATACACGTGCTTCGGTACCATCGGTAAATATTAAAGAAAACGAAAAAGATTTTGAATTAGAACTTTTTGTGCCTGGTAGGTTAAAGGATGATTTTATTGTTGAAATAGATAATTCTTTACTTACAATTTCAGCGGATGTAAAACAGGAAAACGAAGAAATTAAAGAGAATTTTACGCGTAAAGAGTTTACAATTTCCTCTTTTAAAAGAGCATTTACTTTACCAGATACGGTTGCTACAGATAAAATTGAAGTAACATATGAAGGTGGAATTCTAAAATTTAATTTGCCAAAAAAAGAAGAGGCGTTACCAAAGCCAAAAAGAAGGATTGAGTTGAGTTAA
- a CDS encoding M20/M25/M40 family metallo-hydrolase: MKKWKVLAILIFLFTSSALSYSQTLNREELTALTDKKFKEAFTNLRHFLKLQNDGNYDEQVDKNKQWCDSVFEELNFKTQTIKTAGAPLLFAEKIYRKNYKSILFYLQIDGQPVDQKAWSQTDPFIPVIKENKNGIWNSIQVDSAQNNFDDNWRIFARSASDSKGPAMSLISALQILQEQNINPKYNIKVIMDFQEELGSPDLPKAVLENKNLLEADMLLIMDGTRHLSNLPTLTYGARGIVTATIKVFGPKNALHSGQYGNYAPNPVFEAARLISSLKDDKGIVQIPGFYDGVILTERDKQLLALIPENNDSLNNRLGILKPEEVASTYQEALQFPSLNIRGLKAGWTGKEVRTLIPEEVIIELDMRLVPETPAERQLELLRNHIAEQGYYLVDSVPSNAERAVNKKLASLTYRIGSKPFRTDMNSSIGLFLNNALARVFGERIINMRTTGGSQPMAPFIKSLNTPAVSVRIPNPDNNIHGPDENLRLGNYREGILSCLAILTEPLP, translated from the coding sequence ATGAAAAAATGGAAGGTTTTAGCAATACTCATTTTTCTTTTTACTAGCAGCGCTTTAAGTTATTCACAAACATTAAATAGGGAAGAATTAACAGCGCTAACCGACAAAAAATTCAAAGAAGCTTTTACGAATTTACGCCATTTTTTGAAACTACAAAACGATGGGAATTACGATGAACAAGTAGATAAAAATAAGCAATGGTGCGATAGTGTTTTTGAAGAATTAAATTTCAAAACACAGACCATAAAAACAGCTGGAGCTCCCCTACTTTTTGCCGAAAAAATATATAGAAAAAATTACAAAAGCATTCTCTTTTATTTACAAATAGATGGACAACCTGTAGATCAAAAAGCATGGTCACAAACAGACCCTTTTATTCCGGTAATTAAAGAAAATAAAAATGGAATTTGGAACTCCATACAAGTTGATTCTGCCCAAAATAATTTTGATGATAACTGGAGAATTTTTGCACGTTCCGCATCCGATTCTAAAGGACCGGCAATGTCTTTAATTTCAGCGCTACAAATTTTACAAGAGCAAAACATAAATCCGAAATACAACATAAAAGTAATTATGGATTTTCAGGAAGAACTAGGTTCTCCTGATTTACCAAAAGCAGTTTTAGAAAATAAAAATTTATTAGAAGCAGACATGCTATTAATTATGGATGGCACCAGACACCTTTCAAATTTACCAACCCTAACCTATGGAGCTCGTGGAATTGTAACCGCTACCATAAAAGTATTTGGACCTAAAAATGCGCTCCATAGTGGTCAATACGGAAATTACGCACCCAATCCAGTTTTTGAGGCAGCCCGATTAATAAGTAGCTTAAAAGACGATAAAGGCATAGTACAAATACCAGGTTTTTATGACGGAGTAATCCTAACAGAACGCGACAAACAACTTTTAGCTTTAATACCAGAAAATAACGATAGTCTAAATAATAGACTAGGTATATTAAAACCCGAAGAAGTGGCATCTACCTACCAAGAAGCATTACAATTCCCTAGTTTAAATATAAGAGGCCTTAAAGCTGGCTGGACAGGTAAAGAGGTACGCACATTAATTCCCGAAGAAGTTATCATTGAGCTTGACATGAGACTAGTGCCGGAAACCCCTGCGGAAAGGCAATTAGAGCTCCTACGAAACCATATTGCCGAACAAGGTTATTATTTAGTAGATTCAGTACCTAGCAACGCAGAAAGAGCTGTGAATAAGAAATTAGCCTCCCTAACCTACAGAATAGGCTCTAAACCTTTTAGAACAGACATGAATAGCTCTATAGGTCTGTTCTTAAATAATGCATTAGCAAGAGTTTTTGGTGAACGTATAATAAATATGAGAACAACAGGCGGCTCACAACCTATGGCTCCTTTTATTAAAAGTTTAAATACTCCTGCCGTATCTGTTAGAATTCCAAACCCAGATAACAACATACACGGACCAGATGAAAATTTGCGTCTAGGAAATTATAGAGAAGGCATACTGTCATGTTTAGCAATTTTAACCGAACCATTACCATAA